CCCGGATCACGGGAATGTTCGGCAAAACGTTTCCTCCTTTGGGAACCCGGGGATCCATCCCCCTTCCCGGTCCGTCGCCCTCCGGATGTGGTATCATCTGGTTCTGTTCCGCAGGAAAGCGCGAACGCCCATGGATTCCGCGAGAAAAAAAATCCTGACGATCACCGACCGGCTGGCCCCCCGGGCTGCCCGGATGCTGCGCGAGATCACGTCGTACGCCGAACTCCCCCTGGAAGAGACCCGCACCTCGGAAACCCTTTCGGCGTTCCTCTCGGAGCGGGGGTTTCGCGTGAAGCGCGGCGTGGCCGGGATGGAGACGGCCTTCCGGGCGGAGTTCGCCTTCGGGAAAGGACGGCCCGTCGTCGCGTTCCTGTGCGAGATGGACGCGCTGCCCGGGCTGGGGCACGCATGCGGGCACAACATCGTGGGGGTGGCGTCGGCGTGCGCCGCCGCGGCGCTGGCGGAGTTCGGAAAGGGCGTCTTCCGCGCGGGGAAGGTGATCGCCCTCGGAACGCCGGCCGAGGAGACGGGGTACGGCAAGGCACGGATGGTCGAGAAGGGGGTCTTCCGGGGAATCGACGCGGCGATGATGGTCCACCCGTCCTCCCGCCGCCACGTGGCGAAGGGGTGTCTCGCGCTGGCCAAGCTGCACTTCACGTACCACGGCCGGGCGGCGCATGCGGCGGCGTACCCGGAGCACGGGATCAACGCCCTCGACGGCGTCCTTCTCCTCTTCAACGGCGTCTCCGCGCTGCGCCAGCAGCTTCCGGATACCGTCCGTGTTCATGGCATCGTCACCGAGGGGGGGCGCGCTCCCAATATCATCCCCGAGCGGGCGAAGGCGTACTTTTACGTGCGGGGCGAGACGCTCGCGGAAATGCGCGACGCGGTCGCTCACGTGAAGGCGTGCGCCGCCGGGGCGGCGACGGCCTCCCGGTGCCGGCTCGAAGTGGAGGAGGGGGCATATCCCCTTTCGCCGATGAAAGTGAATCCCATCCTGGCCGACGCCTACCGGCGCGCGTTGACGTTGCTCGGGTTTCCGGAGAGCGGCGCCCCGACGAACCGGAATCGCGGCTCCTCCGACATCGGAAACGTCTCCCAGGTCGTCCCCACGCTGCAGCCGAACGTCCCCATCACCTCGGGCGCCCGCGTCGAAATCCACACCCGCGCCTTCGAGGAGGCGACGACGAAATCGTCCGGCATCGAAGGGATGACGGAGGGGATCCGGGCGCTCGCCCTCACCGGGTACGACCTCTTCGCCGATCCGTCCCTCGTGCGCGAGGCATGGAAAACGTTCCGCGGATAAGGGGTCAGGCGAGGAGGACGATCGTGACGCCGTCGCCGCCCTGTTCGCGGGGGGCGGGGAGGGACCGCTTCGCGTAGGGAGACGTCTTGAGGTGGCGCCGGACCGCCGTCTTCAACGCGCCGGTTCCGTGCCCGTGGATCAGGAAAACGTGGGGCGCCTGGGCCAGCGACTGCCGGTCGAGGAAGGCGTCGACCCCGGGGAGCGCGTCGTCCACGTACATCCCGCGCAGGTCGAGGGTGTTCTCCGGCGTCTGCAGGTGCACCGCTCCCGGCGACGCCTCCACCGGCCGCGACCCGCCGTCCGCCCGGCGCTCTCGCGTCCCTCCCGCCGGCGGAAAGACGCGGACCAGGTCGCGCGGGACACGGACCTTCATCCCGCCCGCGGCCACCTCCACCTCGCGGTCCCCGGCCGCCGCCGGCGCGGCCACTTCCGCCTCCTTCGACAGCGACACGACGAACACCTTCCTGCCGGGAAAGAGGGCCTCCCCGGGAGCGAGGGGAGCGGACCGGCTCATCAGCGTCCGGACGGCGGGGTCCTCTTCCGCCGCGTGCGCCTTCTCCTTCCACGCGCGGATCACCGAGGAGGCCTTCCGCACCGTGTCGATCTTCCGGTCCTTCCGCATCTCCTCCGTGACCCGGGCGAGCTCCCCTTCCGCCTTCCGGATCTCCTCCCGCATCTTCAGCCGCGCCGCGGAGATCACCCGCGACTCCTCGGCCTTCATCTTCGCCAGCGAAGCGTCGAGCCGCCGCGCCGCTTCCTCCGCCTCCCTGCGCCGCGCCGCGAGCTCCGCCCCCTCGGCGCGCACCCGTTCGCGCTCCCGCTCCAGGCGATCGATCACCTCCGGCAGGTTCGGGCCGGGTCCGGAGAGGTACCCCTTCGCCCGCTCGAGAACCTCGTCCGGAAAGCCGAGGGACCGCGCGATCTCGATCCCCATCGAACGGCCGGGGACTCCCAGCGACAGCCGATACGTCGGCCGAAGGTGCTCCCCGTCGAACGCCATCGACCCGTTCTCGAACCGGGAATCCGTGAAGGCGATCCCCTTCAGTTCCTCGAAGTGCGTCGTCGCCACCACGCGCACCTCCCGGTCCGCCAACGTTTCGAGGAAGGCGCGGGCGATCGCCGCCCCCTCGCGCGGATCCGTCCCCGAGACGACCTCGTCGAGCAGCACCAGCGAACCGCGGTCCGCGCCCGAGAGGATCTCGTTCAGCCGCCGGATGTGGGCGGAGTAGGTGGACAGGTCCCCCTCCACGCTCTGCTCGTCCCCCACCGCGACGAACAGGTTGTGAAAAATCGACACGGTCGAATCCGGGGAGGCGGGGATCGAAAGCCCCGCCATCGCCATCAGCGTGAGCAGCCCCAGCGTTTTCAGCGCCACGGTCTTCCCCCCCGTGTTGGGGCCGGTGAGGATCAGGCACACGTACGGGCGGCCCAGGCGCAGATCGTTCGGGACCACTGGGCGTCCGCTCAGGACCAGCAGCGGGTGGAGGGCGGACCGCAGGTTCGTCTCCCCGGCGTCGGTCACCGTGGGCTCGGCGGCGGAGAGCTCGTCCGCCAGCAGGGAGCGCGCCTGGATCGCATCGATCCGGGCAAGGAGGGAGAGGGCAAGGAGCAGCTCCTCCTCCTTTCGGGCGACCCGGCCGGAAAGCTCGGCGAGGATCCGCGCCACCTCCCGCTCCACCTCGAGCTCGGCCATCTTCACCTCGTTGTTGAGGTAGACGAGTTCCTCCGGCTCGAAGAAGACCGTCTGGCCGCTCTGGGAAGAGTCGTGGACGATCCCCTGGAAGAGCCCCTTCGCGCTCGTCTTGAAGGGGATCACGACGCGGCCCGACCGGACGGTGGCGTACGTCTCCTGGACGTAGCGGGCGTAGCGCGGGGAGGAGAGGATCCCCTCCGCCGTCTCCTGCAGGCGGGAGCGCATCTTCAGGAGCTGCCGCCGCAAGGGCCCAAGTTCCTCCGACGCCCGGTCCAGCACGTTTCCGTTGGTGTCGATCGCCTGCTCGACCGCCTCGGCCAGGTCGCGCAGCGGCGGGATCCCGTTCGCGTGGTGGGCCAGTCGCGGGTACCTTCCGCGCCGGTCCTCGAAGAACCGGCGGACCCGCTCCCCGACGCGCGCCGTCTTCCCGATCCGCAGCAGTTCCGCCGGGGAGAGGGAGGCGCCCTTGGCCGCCTTCCCCACCTCCTCGCGGATCTCCTTCACCTCGTCCAGCGGAAGGGCGCCGTCTTGCAGAAGCATCCGCCGGCCGTCGCGGTTCTCCTCGAGCGACGCGCGGATGGTGTCGAGGTCGATCCCGGGAGCAAGCACCGCGCACAAGTCGCGCCCCGGCTCCGAGGAGGCGTGGGCGGACAGCCGGGCCGTGATCTTCCCCCATTCCAGGGCCGACAAAGCGGCTTCCCAAGGCGATGCGTACAACGTCACATTCCTCCGGTGCGTCTTATTGCGGCATCCCGTTCGGCATGTTCTGGAATCGTGCTACCCCATCGATTCCGGCAGATCGAGCAGGAAGCGCCATACCGGGACCACTTCGATGGTCCCGCGGCCGGTATCGATCCGGGCGTCCTCGTTCCTGGTCACGATGGTGCCGGACTTGAGGTTCAATTCGGCGATCGCCTCGGTCAATGCCGCCATTTCCCGTTTTTTCGTCTGCGGTTCGGCCAGGGACTCGCAAACCTGGACCAGCATCCGGGCGCGGTTCCGCATCGGGACGACGAAGTCGACCTCCCGACCTCCTTTCGTCTTGTAATAGTAGATCTCGGGGTGAAGACGCCGGAGCGCCATAAACACAAGGTTCTCGAGGAGATGTCCGGAGTTGACCAGGATCCCCGATGATACCGATGCGACCAGGGCATGGTCGACGCAGTAGATCTTTTTCGGGTTGGTGTTGCTGCGCGCCAGGGACGCGTCGAAGATCCGCGTCGTGAAAAGGAAAAAAGCATCCTCGAACCACTCCAGAAAATCCGACACGGCCGACTTGGGGGCTTTGTGCCCCAGCGATTTCAGGTACCCCGTGAGGTTGTTGACGGAGTACAGCGAGGCGGTGTTGTCCACCAACCGATGCGCAAGATCGGTCACGGCCTTCGGGTGGGAAACATCGTGGCGCTCGACCAGGTCCCGGAACAGGATGGCGTGGAAATATTCCTGATGAATCCTGATCCGCAGCCGACGGTCCAGTCCGGCGACCTCCGGGAAGCCGCCGGTCTCCCAATATTCCTCGAAGGTCTTCTGTACGAGGAGCCGCTTCTTCGTCGACAGGGGGCCCGTGCATTCGGTTCCCTTATAGGCCAGGAACTCACGGAACGAGAACGGGAACAACTCCCATGACAACGCCCGCCCGCGCATCTGCGTGGCGATCTCTTTCGAAAGCATCCGCGCCGAGGAACCCGTCAGGTACACCTCGCACCGCTCAGTCCGCATCAAGCGGTCGACGAAAGACTCCCAACCCGGGACCTCCTGCATCTCGTCGAAAAAGCAGTAGACCGTTTCGGTGTTTTTCTTCTCGGGGTAAAGGGAATAATAGGCCTCGGTGATCAGCCCGAGATTGTCCTGCCGCAGGTTGTGGAGGCGGTCGTCGAAGAAGTTCAGGTACAGGATGTTCTCGCGCGGGACTCCCCGATTCAGGAGCCGCTCCATGATTTGGAACAGGTACGTGGATTTCCCGCACCGGCGCACCCCGATGCAGACGGCCGCCTTGCCGGGGACCGGCTCCATCCGCACATGCCGGGGCACCCCGGCATTCCTCCGGGATTCCTGGAAGTCCACGAGGATGGATTTGATCGCCTCGATCATTTCTCCGAACCCGGTAATAATGATTTCCGGATAACGCCTAATCCGGCAATAACAATGACTGGTTTTGACTGCACCTGTCAAGGAAAATTCACGGCGTTCTTGGGATCACCGGATCGTGGTAGCATGGTCCCCGATTCCCCCGCACGGAGGCGCGACCCCCCTTGGAAGGCGTTCACCTCATCCTGTTCTGGCTCGCACTGGTCGCGTACGGGGCCGAGGCCGGGTTCCGCATCGCGGGCGTCGCTCCCGGCTCCTGGTGGAAGAGCCCGTTGTTCGCCGGCGTCCTCCTGCACGCCGCGTTCCTCGGGATGCGGTGGGGCCTCTCTGGACACGCCCCGATGGCCGGGCTGTTCGAGTCGCTCACCGTCTTCTCCTTCTGCTGCGCCCTCGCCGGGCTGGTCCTGTGCCGGTCGGAGGAAACGGCGTCGGCGTGGAAACCGCTCTCGATTCTCGTGCTGCTTCCCCAGGCCGGAGCGGCGTTGATCGACAAGCGGATGACTCCCCTGTACCCCGCGCTCGACACGCCGTGGTTCGCCTCCCATGTCGGCCTTTCCTTCCTCGGGTACGGTTTCTTCGCCGCGGGGCTCGCGCTGGGGATCGCCTACCTGCGGGACGGCGGCGACGCGGTCTACCGGGCGGCGGGACGGTCCACGCTGTACGGGTTCTCCGCCTTCTCGGCGGGGATGGTGTGCGGGGGGATCTGGGCGTACTACGCCTGGGGATCGTACTGGATCTGGACGCCGAAGGAGATCTGGTCCGTGATCGTCTGGATCTACTTCGCCTCGCTGACGCACCTCAAGTTCATCCCCGCGCAGGAGGGGTGGCCCGGGTGGACGAAGCGGTTCGAGATGGGCGCCACCGCGGCCGGATACGGCGTCGTCCTGCTCACCTTCCTCGGCGTGAGCCTGCTGCTGCGCAGCTCCCACTCCTTCTGATGGCGCTCTGGCGGTTCCTCACCTCCCTGAAGACGTGCGCGTGGGCGGGGCTCGCCTTCTGCCTCGCGGGGGCCGTCGGCTCCGTCGCGATGGGCCGCTACCCGGGGCTGTTCGCCGACATGGACGCGCAGGTCTTCGCCCGGTGGTTCGCGCGCACGGGATTCGCCGACCCCGCGCCGACGCTCTGGTTATACGGGCTGCTGCTCGCCACTGCCCTGCTCGCGGTGAACGCGGCGTGCTGCACCTTCGAGCGCCTTTTGCAGATCTTCCGGGGGACGGTCACGCTGCGCCGCCTCCTTCCGCACGTGATGCACCTCGCCTTCCTCGGCGTCGTCCTTTCCCACATGGTGAGCGCAATCTACGGCGACCGGATCCCCGGCGTCACGATCCCGCAAGGGGGGGTCGCCCCGCTGGGCGGCACGGGGCTGGCGATGCGGCTGGACCGGTTCGACGCGGCGATGGCGCCGGAAGGGTACCCGAAAGATTTCTCCGCCACGGTCACCCTGTTTAGCGACACGACCCCGGTGGCGCGCGGCGTCGTGCGGACGAACGAGCCGCTCTTCCACGAAGGGTACGGGATCTACATCAAGAACTTCGGCACCACGCCATGGGGCGTCCCCTACGCCGTCTTCGACGCGAACCGCGACCCCGGGGCAACGGCGATCCTCGTCGCATCGCTCCTGTTCACCGCCGCGAACCTTCTTTACCTCGTCCCCTCCAGGAGGGCCGATGCGTAAGCCGTTGCCGCTGCGAACGGGGGACGTGATCGCCGTCGTCGCGCCCGGGGGGCCCGTCGACGCGGGACGCCTCGACCGGGGGATCGCCCGCCTGTCGGCGGCGGGGTTCGTTCCCGAGATCGCCGACGGCGTGCTCGCGGCGCAAGGGTACCTTGCCGGGGACGACGCGCACCGGGCGCGCCAGGTCGAATGGGCGCTGACCCTCCCCGAGGCCCGCGCGGTGATGGCGGCGCGCGGCGGCTTCGGCACGACGCGCATCCTCCCCCTCATCGACTGGAAGAAGGCGGTCCGGCGGCGGAAGTTGATCGTCGGCTTCAGCGACCTGACCGCGGTCCTCTCGTACCTCTCCACGCGTCTGGGTTTTCCGTGCCTCCACGGCCCGATGGCCGCGGCCGATCTCGCCTTGCGGTTCGACGCCCGGGCGCTCGACGCCTTCGCCCGCCTTGCGGCGGGGGAGGTCTCCCCGCGCGAGCCGTGGGGGGAGCCGACGGAGCGGATCCGCGGCGGCGCGGCGGAAGGGGTGCTGTCCGGCGGGTGCCTCTCCGTCCTCACTTCGCTCCTCGGGACGCCGTACGAGCCCGATTTCCGCGGCGCGTTGCTCTTTCTCGAAGACGTGGGGGAGCCCGCCTACCGGCTCGACCGGATGCTGACGCAGTGGGTCCAGTCCGGGCGGCTCTCGAAGATCGCCGGGATCCTGGTGGGAACGATGGCGCCGGCGCGCGGCGAGTCGATCGATGAACTCCGGCGCCTCTTCCACGACGCCGGGAAGCGGCTCTCCGTCCCCGTCCGGTACGGCTTTCCCGCCGGCCACGCGGGGAAAAACATCGCCCTGCCGTTCGGGGTGCGGGCGCGCATCGACGCGAAGGGCCGCCTTTTCCTGCTCGATTCGCCGGTGGAGACGGCGTGACCAGGGCCGGAGCGGGGGAGTCCACGCGCTTCCGGGAGGCCGCGGACCTCCTTGACGAGGGCGTCCGGGAGGAGGCGTACGCCGCCGCGGTCCTTCGGATCGCGCGGGGCGACGAGGTCCTCTTCGAGCGATCCGCCGGGTACGCCCGGGCCGCGTCGCTGTTCGACGTCGCGTCGCTGACCAAACCGCTCACGGCCGCCCTCTTCTTCGTCCTGTCGCAGGAGGGACACCTTTCCCCCGATGGCGTCGCCGCGGAGGTCCTCCCGTTCACGTCGCCCGACCGGAGGGTCCGGGAGATCCGGTTTTCGCACCTTCTCTCGCACACGTCCGGACTTCCCGCCTGGCGGCCCCTGTACGAGCAGGTGGCGGCCGCGGAAACGGCGGAAGGAAGGCCGCTGTCCGGCACGGCGGAGGGCCACGACCGGATCCTCGCCGAGGTCCTCTCCCTGCCGCTGTCGCATGACCCCGGGACCGGCTGGGAATACAGCGACCTCGGCTACATGCTGCTCGGGCGGGCGATCGAGGTGGCCGGCTTCCGGTCGCTCGACCGGCTGCTCGCTTCGATGGTCACGGGCCCGCTCGGGATGCGGGAGACGCGGTATCTTCCTCTTTCCGCGATCAGCGAGTGCGAGACGGGGCAGCTGATCCCGACGGGGTGGTCGGAGGTTCGGCAGCGCGAGAAGGCGGGCGAGGTGGATGACGAGAACGCGGCGGCGATGGGGGGCGTTTCGGGGCACGCGGGGCTCTTCTCGACCGCCGGCGACCTGTTCCTGTTCGCCCGGGAGATCGTGCGGGCGCGAAAAGGGGAAGGCCGGGTGCTCAGTCGTCCCTCCGCGGCGATGATGACCACGAAGGTCGCGCAGCCGCCGGGGTGCCCGAGGACGATGGGGTTCGACACGCCCACCCCGCCGGATTCGCAGGCCGGGGAACGCGCCCCCGCCGATGCCGTGGGGCACCTCGGCTACACCGGATGCTCGATGTGGAACGATCCGGGCCGGGAGATCTCGGTGATCCTGCTGACCAACCGCGTGGTGTTCGGGAGCGGCAACCGGAAGCTGTCGGCGCTTCGTCCCCGGATCCACGACGCCGTGTGGAAGGAGATCGCCGGTTGAAGAACGTTCACCTGATCGCGGCGTGCGGCGTGGGGATGGCCTCCCTCGCGGGGATGCTGAAGGAGAAGGGATGCCGGGTCACCGGATCCGACGCGAACGTCTACCCGCCGATGAGCACGCAGCTCGAGAGCCTCGGCATCCGGCTCACCTCGCCGTACGCGGCGGAGAACATCCCGTCGGACGCGGATCTGGTGGTCGTGGGGAACGCGGTGTCGCGGGGGAACCCGGAGGCGCAGGAGGCGGTCCGCCGAGGTGTACCGACCCTCTCGATGCCCCAGGCGGTCGCGCGGTTCTTCATCGGGGAGCGGGAATCGATCGTCGTGGCGGGGACGCACGGGAAGACGACCACCACCTCGCTCGCCGCCTGGTCCCTCTTCGCCCTCGGGGCCGACCCGTCGTTCCTCGTGGGCGGGGTCCCGAAGAATTTCCCCGTGAGCTACCGGCTCGGGCAGGGGCGGCACTTCGTGATCGAGGGGGACGAGTACGACACCGCGTATTTCGACAAGGGGCCGAAGTTCCTCCACTACCGGCCCCGGATCGTCCTGCTCACGAGCGTCGAGTTCGACCACGCCGACATCTACCGGGATCTCGACCACGTGCGGGAATCGTTCCGCAAACTCGCGGCGATCCTTCCCCTCGACGGCCTTCTCGTGGCGTGCGCCGACTACCCGGACGTCGTCGCGGTGGCGCGGGAGGCGCGCTGCCCGGTGATCTTCTACGCGACGCGGGACGGCGCGCTTCCGGCGGGATCGGGCGCAGAGGCGTGGGCGGTGCGGGGAACGGGGGAGTCCGACGGGATGACCGGTTTCCGGATGGAGGGGGGCGGGCGCGCCCTCGATTTCCGCTTCCCCCTGCCGGGGCTCCACAACGCGGCCAACGCGGCGGGCGTCGCAATCGTCCTGATGCGCCTCGAATTTCCCCCGGAAGAGATCGCCCGGACGTTCGAGCGGTTCGCCGGGATCCGGCGGCGGCAGGAAGTGGTGGGGGAGTTTCGCGGGATCCTCGTCGTCGACGACTTCGCGCACCACCCCACGGCGGTCCGGGAGACGATCCGGGCGATCCGCGGCCGGTACCCGGGTCGACGGATCGTGGCGGTCTTCGAGCCCCGGTCGAACACCAGCCGACGGAAGGTGTTCCAGCGGGAGTTCACCGCGGCCTTTTCCGAGGCGGACGAGGTGATCCTCGCGGGAGTGTTCGGGGCGGAAACGATCCCGCCGCAAGAGCGGCTCTTGCCGGAGGAGGTGGCGGCGGAACTGCGCGCGATCGGGCGCCCCGCCCAAGTCGTACCGGAGGTGGACGGGATCGTCTCGCGCCTCGCGGAAACGTGCCGCGAGGGAGACATCGTTTTGATCATGTCGAACGGCGGCTTCGGCGGCATCCAGGAAAAGCTCGCCGCCGCATTGTCAGGGGGACACTCTTGATTTCGCTCATCTGTTTTCATTGACGGAGCCTTTCCCCTCTGTTAGATTTTATCGAATGCGTATCATTCCCGGTCGATACATGGCGCGCGCGGTTCTTGGCGCCGCCCTTCTCCTCTCCTGTGTTCTGTCGTTCCCCGTCCCGGCGTCCGCCGCCGGCTACTCCCGCCACATCGCCATCGCCCCGTTCGCGTCCCTG
The DNA window shown above is from Deltaproteobacteria bacterium and carries:
- a CDS encoding LD-carboxypeptidase is translated as MRKPLPLRTGDVIAVVAPGGPVDAGRLDRGIARLSAAGFVPEIADGVLAAQGYLAGDDAHRARQVEWALTLPEARAVMAARGGFGTTRILPLIDWKKAVRRRKLIVGFSDLTAVLSYLSTRLGFPCLHGPMAAADLALRFDARALDAFARLAAGEVSPREPWGEPTERIRGGAAEGVLSGGCLSVLTSLLGTPYEPDFRGALLFLEDVGEPAYRLDRMLTQWVQSGRLSKIAGILVGTMAPARGESIDELRRLFHDAGKRLSVPVRYGFPAGHAGKNIALPFGVRARIDAKGRLFLLDSPVETA
- the ccsA gene encoding cytochrome c biogenesis protein CcsA; this translates as MEGVHLILFWLALVAYGAEAGFRIAGVAPGSWWKSPLFAGVLLHAAFLGMRWGLSGHAPMAGLFESLTVFSFCCALAGLVLCRSEETASAWKPLSILVLLPQAGAALIDKRMTPLYPALDTPWFASHVGLSFLGYGFFAAGLALGIAYLRDGGDAVYRAAGRSTLYGFSAFSAGMVCGGIWAYYAWGSYWIWTPKEIWSVIVWIYFASLTHLKFIPAQEGWPGWTKRFEMGATAAGYGVVLLTFLGVSLLLRSSHSF
- a CDS encoding Smr/MutS family protein, with the protein product MSALEWGKITARLSAHASSEPGRDLCAVLAPGIDLDTIRASLEENRDGRRMLLQDGALPLDEVKEIREEVGKAAKGASLSPAELLRIGKTARVGERVRRFFEDRRGRYPRLAHHANGIPPLRDLAEAVEQAIDTNGNVLDRASEELGPLRRQLLKMRSRLQETAEGILSSPRYARYVQETYATVRSGRVVIPFKTSAKGLFQGIVHDSSQSGQTVFFEPEELVYLNNEVKMAELEVEREVARILAELSGRVARKEEELLLALSLLARIDAIQARSLLADELSAAEPTVTDAGETNLRSALHPLLVLSGRPVVPNDLRLGRPYVCLILTGPNTGGKTVALKTLGLLTLMAMAGLSIPASPDSTVSIFHNLFVAVGDEQSVEGDLSTYSAHIRRLNEILSGADRGSLVLLDEVVSGTDPREGAAIARAFLETLADREVRVVATTHFEELKGIAFTDSRFENGSMAFDGEHLRPTYRLSLGVPGRSMGIEIARSLGFPDEVLERAKGYLSGPGPNLPEVIDRLERERERVRAEGAELAARRREAEEAARRLDASLAKMKAEESRVISAARLKMREEIRKAEGELARVTEEMRKDRKIDTVRKASSVIRAWKEKAHAAEEDPAVRTLMSRSAPLAPGEALFPGRKVFVVSLSKEAEVAAPAAAGDREVEVAAGGMKVRVPRDLVRVFPPAGGTRERRADGGSRPVEASPGAVHLQTPENTLDLRGMYVDDALPGVDAFLDRQSLAQAPHVFLIHGHGTGALKTAVRRHLKTSPYAKRSLPAPREQGGDGVTIVLLA
- a CDS encoding M20 family metallopeptidase, translated to MDSARKKILTITDRLAPRAARMLREITSYAELPLEETRTSETLSAFLSERGFRVKRGVAGMETAFRAEFAFGKGRPVVAFLCEMDALPGLGHACGHNIVGVASACAAAALAEFGKGVFRAGKVIALGTPAEETGYGKARMVEKGVFRGIDAAMMVHPSSRRHVAKGCLALAKLHFTYHGRAAHAAAYPEHGINALDGVLLLFNGVSALRQQLPDTVRVHGIVTEGGRAPNIIPERAKAYFYVRGETLAEMRDAVAHVKACAAGAATASRCRLEVEEGAYPLSPMKVNPILADAYRRALTLLGFPESGAPTNRNRGSSDIGNVSQVVPTLQPNVPITSGARVEIHTRAFEEATTKSSGIEGMTEGIRALALTGYDLFADPSLVREAWKTFRG
- a CDS encoding beta-lactamase family protein, whose product is MTRAGAGESTRFREAADLLDEGVREEAYAAAVLRIARGDEVLFERSAGYARAASLFDVASLTKPLTAALFFVLSQEGHLSPDGVAAEVLPFTSPDRRVREIRFSHLLSHTSGLPAWRPLYEQVAAAETAEGRPLSGTAEGHDRILAEVLSLPLSHDPGTGWEYSDLGYMLLGRAIEVAGFRSLDRLLASMVTGPLGMRETRYLPLSAISECETGQLIPTGWSEVRQREKAGEVDDENAAAMGGVSGHAGLFSTAGDLFLFAREIVRARKGEGRVLSRPSAAMMTTKVAQPPGCPRTMGFDTPTPPDSQAGERAPADAVGHLGYTGCSMWNDPGREISVILLTNRVVFGSGNRKLSALRPRIHDAVWKEIAG
- a CDS encoding cytochrome c biogenesis protein ResB produces the protein MALWRFLTSLKTCAWAGLAFCLAGAVGSVAMGRYPGLFADMDAQVFARWFARTGFADPAPTLWLYGLLLATALLAVNAACCTFERLLQIFRGTVTLRRLLPHVMHLAFLGVVLSHMVSAIYGDRIPGVTIPQGGVAPLGGTGLAMRLDRFDAAMAPEGYPKDFSATVTLFSDTTPVARGVVRTNEPLFHEGYGIYIKNFGTTPWGVPYAVFDANRDPGATAILVASLLFTAANLLYLVPSRRADA
- a CDS encoding ATP-binding protein, with the translated sequence MIEAIKSILVDFQESRRNAGVPRHVRMEPVPGKAAVCIGVRRCGKSTYLFQIMERLLNRGVPRENILYLNFFDDRLHNLRQDNLGLITEAYYSLYPEKKNTETVYCFFDEMQEVPGWESFVDRLMRTERCEVYLTGSSARMLSKEIATQMRGRALSWELFPFSFREFLAYKGTECTGPLSTKKRLLVQKTFEEYWETGGFPEVAGLDRRLRIRIHQEYFHAILFRDLVERHDVSHPKAVTDLAHRLVDNTASLYSVNNLTGYLKSLGHKAPKSAVSDFLEWFEDAFFLFTTRIFDASLARSNTNPKKIYCVDHALVASVSSGILVNSGHLLENLVFMALRRLHPEIYYYKTKGGREVDFVVPMRNRARMLVQVCESLAEPQTKKREMAALTEAIAELNLKSGTIVTRNEDARIDTGRGTIEVVPVWRFLLDLPESMG
- a CDS encoding UDP-N-acetylmuramate--L-alanine ligase, whose protein sequence is MKNVHLIAACGVGMASLAGMLKEKGCRVTGSDANVYPPMSTQLESLGIRLTSPYAAENIPSDADLVVVGNAVSRGNPEAQEAVRRGVPTLSMPQAVARFFIGERESIVVAGTHGKTTTTSLAAWSLFALGADPSFLVGGVPKNFPVSYRLGQGRHFVIEGDEYDTAYFDKGPKFLHYRPRIVLLTSVEFDHADIYRDLDHVRESFRKLAAILPLDGLLVACADYPDVVAVAREARCPVIFYATRDGALPAGSGAEAWAVRGTGESDGMTGFRMEGGGRALDFRFPLPGLHNAANAAGVAIVLMRLEFPPEEIARTFERFAGIRRRQEVVGEFRGILVVDDFAHHPTAVRETIRAIRGRYPGRRIVAVFEPRSNTSRRKVFQREFTAAFSEADEVILAGVFGAETIPPQERLLPEEVAAELRAIGRPAQVVPEVDGIVSRLAETCREGDIVLIMSNGGFGGIQEKLAAALSGGHS